The genomic DNA tcaAAGTTGTTTTAAGATGACTAGACATTCTTAAATTAATCTAGTTTacccatcttttcttttttgcttgcaTTTTTTGTACTCAAAGACATTTTTGCCTATCCTGacaaatattttcctatttcctcctgGAAACCTAACTGTCGTATCTTTTATGTTGAATACTgtaatatttaatgaataaaattttgtGCATGGTATGAAACAGAATTCAAGGTTATTACCAAACCTAATCAAGTCTGACtagataatttataatttaatcacGAATCCTTAAAATAGTAACCACAATTGACTTAAAAGAGAAAACCGAAGCGGTAAAAGAagtcaaaagtaaaaaataagaagGCAAATCTGCTTTGGTTTCCCAGTGTGAGCATTTTCATGCTTCAGACCACGCTCACTGCCGGACTCCCACCTTACTTCCCGCCATGGTCTAGGGGAACGCACCTGTGAACTCAGACTTAAAGCCTGCAGGAGGAGGCCCGGCCGAGCTGCCGAATCTCTGGTAACGATGGGAATATGGAGGATCCTCAGAATATGGTGGAGGTGACTCGTGACCATCACTGAGGAAGAATTTATAAACTCCAAAGGCAAGAGCAAGCAGCACCACGATGGTAACCACTCCACTGAGGCTACAAGACTCTGGGGAGGACAGCTTGTTATAGTAGTTAGAGAATGAGCTGAAGCCATGCTCTTTTCCAGACTCTCTCAGCTTCTTCAAGCCCAGTTCCGTGTAATCTAACTGGTACTCCAAGCCACAGGAACCTCTAAGTACATACTGGTCTTCAGAGGATTCATAGCCTTCGCAGCTCACCACAGTTTTTCCAAATTTGTATGCGACATCTAAATCAGTCTTACATTCCCACTGTGAAGAAAGAGTAGACATAGGTTATTAGaatcataagattttttttttcactcaatatACATTATTTGGGCtgtatgagtgagtgaaagtatcacagtcgtgtccgactctgagaccccatggacttctccatggaccccatggaattctctgggtgagaatactggcgtgggggACCTTTccgttcttcaggggatcttcccaacccagagatcgaactcaggtctcccgcgttgcaggcggattctttaccagctgagtcacaagtgaagcccaagaatactggagtgggtatcctataccttctccagcagatcttcccaacccaggaatcaaaccagggtctcctgcattgcaggcggattctttaccaactgagctatcagggaagccaaacaacaaaaagaagcaaGGGAATGATAAAATTCAGAATGAGTATTTCTGTGCTGGGGGAGGGCAAAGATATTGGTGCTGGGGGCTTCAAAGATATTGGTGATGTTCACGATCTATTGAAGCAAGGTGGTGGGTACGGGAGTGCTCATTTACtactatttcttatttcttacatACAGATGTGAAGAATTCTTTTGTACATATTAAGCCTtccctaatttataaattttaagcaaatttttttaaatgtcgaCTTTTTAATCACTGTTGCTGAAGAAGTTTTCTTTAAACACAGaggtttttttaaacattaaggtTCAAAAATTAGCATCATATACGGTACCTGGTGGCTCCATACAGCATTAGAGATGGTATATAACCTTCTGAGAAAAACTTTCCATACAAATTCTATAAAAACCATGAACTACCATTCCCAAGGTCCAATCCAAGAAGCAACTGCTTAAAGCTTTTTCTAAAGATacttagaaaaacacaaaaagaatcTATGCTAGCCTCAAAATtttccagcttaaaaaaaaaaatgtccaggcCTAGTTTGAATTTTATAACTATTTTCAGCTGAAAGCTTCTCtaacaactttttttaaaaggtaagctAAAATAGATCTGACTGGTTTCTCTTTTTTAGGACAATATCTTCCTCTCTCAAACTTCAGATACATTGTGACAGCTTTATTcatatataattcacatactatacatTCACCCATTTCATTGGGttgtagtatattcacagagctgtGCAGCTATCACCACGACCAATTTTGGAATAttctcatcacccccaaaagaaatctCATCTCCATGAGCAGTCACTCCATTTCCCCGCAACTTCAGACAACCACCAATCTGTCTGCAAGGATTcccctattctgaacatttcacatAAACGGAAACATACAATATGTGGTCCTATGTGACTAGCTGCTTTCACTTGGCagaatgtttttaaggttcacaCACGTAGCATAAATtagcacttcatttctttttgtggctCAAAAAGACTCCATCGTATGgaaataccacattttgtttattcattcatcaccGATGGACATCTgggctgtttctacttttttggcttttgtgaataatgctgctgcaaACATTTAGTATGTTTCTGTGTGGACGCGCGTTTCCAGTTCTCTTGGGTGAACACCTAGGTGTGGAATGACTGGGGCATACAGTAACTCTATGTTTTAaacttttgagaaactgccagtgtttcaaagtggctataccagttcACATGCCCAACAACAGTGTATGAGACTCTCATCCTCACTGACATTTGATATTATGCCTTTTTAATGGCAGGCATCCTGTTGGGTAGGAACTGGTATTTTATTGAGGTTTTAACTTCTATTTCCCTGACAGCTAATGatgtggaacatttttttttccacatgtttactgaccatctgtatatcttctttagagaaatgtctacttaaatACCTTATCCACTTTTAAATTTGGTTATCTGTCTTCTGAGTTGTAACAGTTCTTCACATACTCTGGACACAAGTTCCCAATCAGATATATGACTGCAAAAGCTTTCTCCTTTTGCGTAcatccttttcactttctggaagactaaaaatttttaatttggatagtataatatataatttttctcttgtgctgttgtTGCTACCactattccattttttaaataattttatttggaggAAGATTTAAAAGCTTGTTGATTTAGGTAAATAAGACAAACTCAATCTCTACTGGTATTTCATGTTAACTGTCATTTCCTTAACAGCATATACTAAAAGTggcttttaattattatatttaaactCTCAGAGTTAAATAAGGCTCTCTCCTGCTACTAAACCTGAGTCAATGTATGATGGTCTCTAGACTTCTCTGCTCTGCCATTTACTCCCTTCTCCATCTCTTCAGCTCTAAAAATCTCATCATTCCTTACTAACACAGTACATCACTGTTTTCCTCTTGAAGTCTTCTTTCACAATCCCCCCAACAACACATGACTTTACAATGCTTTGCTGGCACCTAGATGTAATGTGACCGCTTGTCTCATCTTTTCTACTAGGAAGAGCACTCGGGGGTTGTGACTCCATCATTCGTTTTTGTATTATagtatttaatatacatttagtCAATGACTTTACTGATAGTATCTTTCTTTCCATCAAGACTGAAAagtaatacaaaaataatttcagcTTTAACCTGAAGATTCCATGGTTCAGTGAGCAAGACTATAAAAAAGTATTGTGAAACAAGTATCACCAAGCAAATAAGAACCCTCTCCCTGAATTGCATAAACTTGGCTAAAGATTATATCAAATAAGACTATCACTCTGACGGAACAGTAAACTGTCAACACAAGCCTCTTGCCAGCCGACCAACCATCTTAGGTCCTTTCAGAAAGCAGGCAGGATGCAAAGTAGAAATCTCGTAGTGTTGGTTTAAACTGAATTCAGTTAATAAAATCTATTccgtctctgctgctgctgctgctaagtcgcttcagtcgtgtctgactgtgcgaccccagagacggcagcccaccaggctccccaagccctgggattctccaggcaagaacactggagtggggtgccatttccttgtccgatgcaggaaagtgaaaagtgaaagtgaagttgctcagtcgtgtccgactcctagtgaccccatggactgcagcctaccaggctcctccatccatgggattctccaggcaagagtactggagtggggtgccactgccttctccattccaTTTCTAAAGGATAGTAAATTTTGGAACTTCAAGGAGATGGTCGAGCCTAAGAACAAAATACCTGAGACTTAAAAGACAATAAACAAAGCCCAGTGAAATGTTTTCATTCAGAAGTAACCACCCTCAGttcaaaaacaacttttaaaatattaaacatttgaaGCATAATAGCGACACATGTAACCCCACTACTTACGATCTACAATGCCTTAATaatcattgttattttttaagagtAGGTTGGTATTCTTTGAGGAATGACAGAAAAATAACAACCAGAAGAAATCTTCCCCCTACCCACCCCCCCAAGTATATGAAAAGTTTTAAGAACTTACTAATGTCTTAGAAAAAAGTTATGGCATAAAAATTACAATGATTATTTCCAGGCTTTAAAAGCAGTTCATTTCTTTTGTAGAAGCTTTCTTCCAGAGAATGGATGactgatttatatttatatattttagtgtAACCTTAGATTTTTCTATATGTGCTTCCCAAAATACTGAACAACATCTCAATAAacagttttctgaaaaaaattcaatttagaCTGGCATCGACATAATAATATTACCTGTACATCGTAACCATCCCAGCCTCTGTTCTGACACTGTATGACTTTAGGGGTGTAAGAGTCACATCCAGCTGTACCTCCCACACATTTCAACTGTGGGATGGGATCCAACCTCCGGGACGTGGTATAGCGGTCATAGTAGAGGGTGAGAGCTTTTATGTCCCGCAACAATATTCTGTCTGAAACAGTAAGAACACAGATAAACAGACGGTAAATACTGTCCTATAAAAGATTCGTTCTAGTCAGACTCTTGTGGTAGGAAATACTTTCAAAAGTCAGTCTTTCCTGCCTTTTGAGGATGATCACGGAAGAGCTGACGAAGGAGTTTCCCAGATCCCAAAGCTATCACAACATCCTTCAGGTCTTCCGCACAAAATTCAGAAAGTCACACCTCTGAGGCCTCCCTTCATTTCAGGATGGATGCCCCCTAAACAGCTTCTATATCGTAAGTTCTACATAATTTTTGCAAATCAGAGGCAAAAGTACATTACCCTGAAATGCTGTACTACTGTATGACAACATCGAtggttaatttaaaaagcaaaaaatatacaCGAATGCTCCTGGAGCATATTCAATGACTTGAATGTCTGTCAACATGTAAATGATTTAATGCAATTTTGGCCTAGTCCCAAAATCTACGGCAGTTAAAATGAGTGAACTAGAATTCATGTATCACAGAAGAAACAGTAAAAATATCTCAAGCAAAATGTATGTTGTAGAATGTTTAGCAGGATAGCTttacatgaaccttgaaaactGGCAACACAGCACTACTTACTGTTGAAgtctatacatgtatataaaaatatatgaaaaccaCATAGGAATGACTCAATAGCAGAGTATCTccgaggagggagggagacaagAGACTTTAGCTCTCTATCTCTAATGTTTTATACTTTGCAGGTGGGAGGAGACTTGCTGCAAATACAGTAAAATGTGAAGATTCAATAAAACTGGCTGGTGAGGATATGGTATTTTCCTTGTATACTTCTGTgcgtttaaatattttaaatatttcaaaattttaaaaagttagaaacagTTACATTATCTTACAAATTTAAAATCACACTGACAAAGCAGTTTAAAAAGAAGACGTCAAAACAAGGAAATGAAGTCCAGCACTGATGTACATAAATTAGTTCTGAAGTGTTACTGGAAAATGAAACATCTTCCTACTTATCATCCTTGGATTATGATGGAAGAGACTGTGGACTGGTTCACTCAACATCCATTTTCCCCTCAAATTGGTACTAACGTCTTGCAAAGCTAAAAGACTCCTAAAACCTCTTAAAGCTACAGTTCCTGAAAGAGATCTCGGTTCTGTCAACCGGGGGGACTCAAGCAAGACCCGGAGGACAGAGCTTCAACTCAGACCACGCTCTGGCTAGCAGACAGGTACAGGGCTCAGGGTTTTTCTGACACTGTCCACTGCCCCATAATTAGCTCTGTGGATGCCAGGAGGCTTGATGGAAGCCACCTATTGTTCACTGCTACAGATGAAGCAGGCATCACTTTCTACCATTTTGTTAGCACCTAATTCCCTACAATCAACTTGACAAAATAGCAGTATGTGCTGCCTCTCAAATCCCACGGAAAGTACAATAAACGAATTGTCTTGATGACGTGAATAAAAAAGGTGAGGCAAAACAGAAAAGGAGAcggcaacagaattccagaaggTGGAAGCAgactagtgaagtcgctcagtcgtgtccagctctttgagacccatggactataacatgcagtccatggaattctccaggccagagtgctggagtgggcagcctttcccttctgcaggggatcttcccaaccctgggatcgaacccaagtctcccgcactgcaggcagattctctaccagctgagccacaagggaagccccagaatactggactgggtagcctttcccttctccaggggatcttctcgacccaggaattgacctggggtctcctgcattgcaggcggcttctttaccaactgagctgtgagggaagccccgGACTGGTAGTTAGTCCTAAGTATAAGCCAAATGCCAAACCAgcaggtgagaaaacagagaacCAACCTGACATGATAGAATCCTTGaaaggaacaggaaatggcagctcCTGAACAGCAGTCCATGGAAACTTGAGACGAAGCTACATCCCTAGATCGTCTCCCCAACTCATATATagttgtgaaatatatatatgtattttatagttttttaaagtCTAAAAGTAACTCgttttccctttaaaatgagAGATCCACTCTTTCTCCAACTTCATATTTCTATGATAACCAAAACTAGCAGCCTGGTAAGTAGCTTCTTGATCACACAGATACATATACAAAGGCTGTTttgattcttatttatttttatataattgaatCATACAGTGCACATGAGTCTTCCCATGATTTTCCACCTAATCATAGATATTCCCTGACATCAGCAAATACACATCCTATTTATACTTATTTACCAAAAAAAGCTTAATAAATTAGACTAGGCTGAGACTCACTGGCCATATTCtgttaataaaacaaaactaaaaataatataaataacaaCATATAAAACAATAGTAAAAAGACAGCTGAAAACCAGTAACAGAGAACGGAAAACTGGACTAAAGctaacaaaatatatatgtaatcaaACCtatatggtggtttagtcactaagttgtgtcccactctttgtgaccccatggctatagcccaccaggctcctctgtccatggaattctccaggccagaatactagagtgggttgccattcccttctccaggggatctccccacccaTACagcgaacctgggtctcctgcactgcaggcagattctttaccaattgagccaccagggaagccccaattaaacCTATTAAGCCTATAGTAACACTACCACAGGATTAGGAAAATTGATCATCCTGTGcacaacatataaaaattaatccCTGATGGTTAAACACTCACCATAAAACATACAACCAAttaaaaatactggaaaaaaagcACAACAGAATATGTTTATGATCCTGGGATTAGAAAGATCTTAAGACACCAAAAGCAAGATGGACCAGCAAGACAGTGGCTGTACTTGGCAAATCATGTTCAATCTATAAAAACCCAAGAATCCATACTAACACTCAAAGAGACAGCCAAAAACTCATTTGTCTATACTTAAAGTGAGAACCAATCAATCACCTCCTTAATTTGAAAACTagtaattaaagattttaaattaaatgtttatcCTAACTCTCTAGCCAGAACTATAATCTGAAACAATAGATAATCTCAACTTTACTGAAGAATATCAGTTAATAAAAGcagaggaaatagaaaaatcatCATTTTACAACCCActaaagaaacagactcagattcGGACTAActagttttaaaatctttaagcGAATGGATATTGGTATGGTGCCAAGTAACATTACACAAGTGCTTTGCAGTCACAAGAGGGGGAAATGTAACTTCACAAGGGAGAAACAGAACCGCTGTAATCCACCAGTCACTTCAGCACTGCCAAAGGCAGAACAGACTGTATTAGACCATCTCCAGTGATGTAACCTCCCAAAGTATTTAAGACGAATCTGATCAATCCTTTGAATCTAGCATTCAGTTCACTAGCTAAAATAGTGCCATGAGAAAACAGAATCTAGAAGGTAGGATATTCTGAACAACCACTGGCCCAATCCCTTCAGCAAAGCAGGGGCATGGAAAAAAAGAGACCCTTCTACATTTTCAAAAGACTTAAGGGATAATTCAACCATATGCGATGCATGGTCCTAGACTGGGCCCAGGTTTGAACAAACCAGCTTAAGACATTTTGGGGACAACTGTGGTATCCGAATATGGAATAAGTAATTAGTTGATATTAAGAAATTAGGCTTAATTTTGTTAGATGTAATGTTATTTTTACTATTTAGGgaaaagttcatttaaaaaaggTTTATACTGTAGGATTTACTTATGGCCTGTAATTAAagtatttcatcattttaaaaaagagagggttgaaagaaaacagagaaataagaTTAATAATTTTCCAACAAAACTTAAAGATACTTTCCCCAGAATTCCTCCAGTAGACTGACAAGATCACTTAGTGTCAAGAGATTCAAGTAAAATGAGTATTTGACTTTTCCAATATGTACATGGAGAAAgacaaggagaagaaagaagaaaacagcttTTGAATAATCATCAAACACTGTCTGTCATGTTTGGTACAGAGtagaagaaataacattttatttagagCCGTTGAACCTACAAAATCCAAGAGAACTTCCCAAAAGACAACTCTGTTGTATTAGGAGAATTTAACAAGACAGTTGGATATTTTGTCAGCTTACCAAAAGGCCAAAGCTCTTCTTGTAACTGTAATGTCTaattacagaagaaaatttaaagcCTATCTCAATTACTGACaaattactatatttttatatgacaaattacatatatactatatttgtgtatataattaCTATATACATccataaaatatctagaaacaaaCTTAAGGTCAATATGTGatctatataaaaaaaatatatatataaataaaacctaaataaatttaAGGCAGGTACAACCAGGAACCCAATTGGGCTTCCTTGGAACTAGAAAGAAATTATGTTAAAGGCTTTCAGAAAAATTGATGTCTATAAGTAGCcaaaaaattttctgaaaaatactttgcttaaataagctacaaggatagaCTACACAGCACAAGGAAAtagagccattattttgtaataactttaaacggaaaacaatcctaaaaaaaaccccaaccatATGTTGACACCTGAAACAAACATTGTCAGTcaatacatcaattaaaaaaaaaaaagaaggcattgCTTTACCAGGTGATAAagcttattataaaattaaaataatcaaaatggtATGAATAGTAATAGAAATAGACTAGTGAAGTGTGAAACAAAAGAAAGTCTAGAAATAAATCCAGATTTATGTAGAAATTCAATACAAGATAAAGTGAGCTTTTTAATTTAGTAGACAAAGGATGCCttctttaataaatgttttgTCATAACTGACTATACAATTAGAATAAAACCCACctacagaaagagaaacagaaattttcactcaatcgtgtctaactctttgtgatcccatggactgtagcccaccaggctttgtctatggaaatttccaggcaaggataccagagagttgccattcccttctccaggggatcttccttacccagggactgaacccaggtctcctacactgcaggcagactcgttaccatttgagccatcagggaagcccccgaataaaattcacctaaaactatatataaaaacttAATTCCACGTTTGAGCCAAAGATCTAAATTTCTCAGAACtacaccaaaataaaatattgtatattaaacccatactactgctgctgctgctgctgctgctaagttgcttcagtcatgtctgactctgtgcgaccccacagacggcagcccaccaggctcccctgtccctgggattctccaggcaaggacactggagtgggttgccatttccttctccaatgcagaaaaatgaaagtgaagtcgctcagtcgtgtctgaccctcagcgaccccatggactgcagcccaccaggctcctctgttcatgggattttccaggcaagagtgctggagtggggtgccatactaCCTCCTACTAAGTAAAAAATTGTaagaatgaaaatgttcaatggtttaaaaaatcagaaagtatTACTAAACTAAGTAATAGGAATAATAACAACTTGACTTTGTTGCACAAGCACTGAGATAATGCAAAGAACACTGAACTAAATTCCCACCACCAACTTGCTATATAACTTTGGCCATGTCACTTTACTTACCTGTATAGAAATTACCAGTAAAGTTAAGATGTGATTCACCGAAAAACTGGTTGTGAAGCTTAGATATGATTTACTAAAATTATCTAGCAGAGTGCTTGATACATAACGGGAGATCAAGTATGAAAAAATTagccttcccaagtggcgctgctgctgctgctaagtcacttcagtcgtgtccgactctgcgaccccatggactgcagcctaccaggctcctcagtccatgggattttccaggcaaaagtactggagtggggtgccactgccttctccacaggcggcactagtggtaaaaaaaaaaaaaaaaacccacctctcctgccaatgcaggagacgtaagagatgcagcaggtttgatccctaggttgggaggatcccctggtggagggcacagcaacccactccagcattcatgcctggaaaatccccatgaacagaggagcctggccagctgcagtccatagggtggcacagagtcgacacgactaaagcgacttagcacgcacacgcgTACCTAGGGGTTTTCATTACTGTAACTCCACAGCATCTTTCCTCCTAGAGATCCTAAACGTTGCTACATTTTGTGTCCCCCGAAATTTGTATGTGAAGCCCTAATCCCCAACAGATGgcatttggagacagggcctttgaGGGGCAATTAGTTTTATATGAGTATTGAGCCCCAATGACGGGATCAGTGCCCTTGTAAGAACAGGAAGAGACCAGGGCTCctatctccccacccccactctgtaACGTGAGAATGTTAACAAGACAGCCATCTGCAGAGCAGGAAGAGGGGCTTCACCAGACACCAAATATGCTGGcacctgatcttggacttctcagcctccagaaatcGAGGAATAAATGCTGCTCCCAGTCTCTGCTTTTTTGTTACAGAAGCTTGAACTAACACAAGGTCTAAGAACAAAATGCTCACAACCTTACTCCACATCAGtcaagggtcacacagagttccCTGAAATCCAGACTCACAAATCGAAATTTACTCATAGGTGGTCTCAAGCTTAAGGTGAACAAAACCAAACTCCCCAAACCTGATTCTCCCACAATCCCCCATCTAAGGAAATGGTAATTCCATCCTTCTAGCCACTCAGACCCAAAACCATGAAGTCAtctttgtctcttctcttccttccaccCCTATGTCTAATCCAGCAGAATCATCTTGTCATTTCTACATTCAAAACAAGTGAGAAGCCAATCACTCTCATCAACTCTACTGCTTCTCCCTGGCCCAAACCATCACCTCTCTTGAAACTTCACTGGCCTCCCAGCTTCCCCCACACCCTCACCCGCTATGGTCTgttttccaaggagcaggcagaaTGAGCCTCTGAAATACAGGTCATATTAGACAGacatgtaaatacacacacacatatgtgtgttgtgtgtcctgtgcttagttgctcagtcgtgtcctattctttgt from Budorcas taxicolor isolate Tak-1 chromosome 24, Takin1.1, whole genome shotgun sequence includes the following:
- the SARAF gene encoding store-operated calcium entry-associated regulatory factor, producing the protein MAAAGGPAAAGRCAPSSLLLFLLVVGTARCWDERDRILLRDIKALTLYYDRYTTSRRLDPIPQLKCVGGTAGCDSYTPKVIQCQNRGWDGYDVQWECKTDLDVAYKFGKTVVSCEGYESSEDQYVLRGSCGLEYQLDYTELGLKKLRESGKEHGFSSFSNYYNKLSSPESCSLSGVVTIVVLLALAFGVYKFFLSDGHESPPPYSEDPPYSHRYQRFGSSAGPPPAGFKSEFTGPHGAAAGFGSAFPGQQGHDRSGPGFWTGLGTGGILGYLFGSNRAATPFSDSWYPSYPPSYTSTWNSRAYSPLRGGPGSYSACSSSEPRTRTASGYGGTRRR